A window of Excalfactoria chinensis isolate bCotChi1 chromosome Z, bCotChi1.hap2, whole genome shotgun sequence contains these coding sequences:
- the EGFLAM gene encoding pikachurin isoform X2, with product MRFKTTMKEGLLLWRGDSPMRPNSDFISLGLQEGALIFSYNLGSGVASIVVNGSFSDGRWHRVKAVRDGQSGKVTVDDYGARTGKSPGKMRQLNINGDLYVGGMKEIALHTNRQYLRGLVGCISHLTLSTDYHISLVEDAADGKNINTCGTK from the exons ATGAGGTTTAAAACCACCATGAAGGAAGGTCTTTTGTTGTGGAGGGGAGACAGTCCTATGCGACCTAATagtgatttcatttctcttggCCTTCAAGAAGGAGCATTAATATTCAG ctACAACTTAGGCAGTGGCGTTGCTTCCATAGTGGTGAATGGCTCCTTCAGCGACGGCCGATGGCACCGAGTCAAGGCTGTGAG agatgGACAATCTGGCAAGGTAACTGTGGATGATTATGGAGCCAGGACTGGTAAATCCCCTGGAAAAATGAGGCAGCTAAACATCAATGGAGATCTCTATGTAG gaggCATGAAGGAGATAGCCCTGCACACCAACAGGCAGTACCTGCGGGGGCTGGTGGGCTGCATCTCACACCTCACACTGTCAACTGACTACCATATCTCGCTGGTGGAGGATGCAGCTGATGGGAAGAACATCAACACCTGTGGGACCAAGTGA